A window of Sulfurimonas gotlandica GD1 contains these coding sequences:
- a CDS encoding efflux RND transporter permease subunit, whose amino-acid sequence MSDSYKSKNIAGYLAQAFLNNPLTMIFAVSIILLGYITLNIAPREEDPQIEVSGGSIIVMIPGASPEAITNVVIKPLERRIREIKGVEHIYGTAMNNVGMINVQYLIGENREDSNLKLYDKVMQNMDTLPQGVNLPLVKPFDIDIDIPVVTVAFYQKNSRKPSTLKQYHLVREVQQEINAIDNVSKSTLKGIHQPQFNIKVDLDRLSSFHLSLGQIAASVKAIANNAPNINAPTSNESIIVFGVKNSIEDIEDLKNLIIAQYMGSPIYLKHVAQIEYGYDIQHFQNSQIVTRDNNTTFDDPIQQVTLTVSKLKGTNAVHVAGDVLKLLEDKGDYFEEAGIGYIVTRNYGERANEAVSELMHHLIITIGIIGLILIPFLGWRESAVVSIAVPMILATTLFIAYMTDQTINRITLFAFLLSLGLIVDDAIIVIENIHRRMHLKETADHSFDRIIVEATDEIGPSTNIATIAIILTMVPMAFVGGMMGQFMKPIPLNVPVALAVSLFVAYVFTPFLAKKMIKRAKGTH is encoded by the coding sequence ATGTCGGATAGTTACAAAAGTAAAAATATAGCTGGATATTTAGCTCAAGCATTTCTAAATAACCCCTTGACAATGATATTCGCAGTTTCAATCATACTGCTTGGATATATCACGCTTAATATTGCTCCTAGAGAAGAAGATCCACAAATAGAAGTTAGTGGTGGTTCTATTATTGTTATGATACCCGGCGCATCTCCAGAAGCAATTACGAATGTTGTAATAAAACCACTTGAGAGAAGAATCCGTGAGATAAAGGGTGTTGAGCACATTTATGGCACAGCTATGAATAATGTGGGAATGATAAATGTGCAGTATCTTATAGGTGAAAATCGTGAAGATTCTAATCTAAAGCTATATGATAAAGTTATGCAAAACATGGATACGCTTCCACAAGGTGTAAATTTACCATTAGTTAAGCCATTTGATATAGATATTGATATTCCAGTTGTTACAGTTGCTTTTTATCAAAAAAACTCTCGTAAGCCAAGCACACTAAAGCAGTACCATTTAGTAAGAGAAGTCCAACAAGAAATAAATGCAATTGATAATGTTTCTAAGAGTACTTTAAAAGGTATCCATCAACCACAGTTTAATATTAAAGTTGATTTAGACAGGTTGTCTTCTTTTCATCTGTCTTTAGGTCAGATTGCAGCTTCTGTTAAAGCGATAGCTAATAATGCTCCAAATATAAATGCACCAACCAGTAATGAATCAATTATTGTTTTTGGTGTTAAAAATTCTATTGAAGATATTGAAGATCTTAAAAATCTAATCATTGCACAATATATGGGTTCTCCTATCTATTTAAAGCACGTTGCTCAGATTGAATATGGATATGATATTCAACACTTTCAAAACTCTCAAATAGTCACAAGAGATAATAATACTACATTTGATGATCCAATTCAGCAAGTTACACTAACTGTATCAAAATTAAAAGGTACTAATGCCGTTCATGTGGCAGGTGATGTTTTAAAACTTCTTGAAGATAAGGGTGATTATTTTGAAGAAGCTGGAATAGGTTATATAGTTACAAGAAATTATGGTGAGCGTGCAAATGAAGCTGTAAGTGAGTTGATGCATCACCTTATAATAACTATCGGGATTATAGGATTGATTCTTATCCCATTTCTTGGATGGAGAGAGTCGGCAGTTGTATCAATTGCTGTTCCAATGATTCTTGCGACTACACTATTTATTGCATATATGACAGACCAGACTATCAATAGAATCACGCTATTTGCATTTTTACTAAGTCTTGGTTTGATTGTTGATGATGCGATTATAGTTATAGAAAATATTCATAGAAGAATGCACTTAAAAGAGACAGCAGACCATAGTTTTGACAGAATCATAGTCGAAGCTACAGATGAGATTGGACCATCTACAAATATTGCAACTATTGCAATTATTTTAACAATGGTACCGATGGCATTTGTTGGTGGAATGATGGGTCAGTTTATGAAACCTATACCCCTCAATGTTCCTGTAGCTCTAGCTGTTTCACTATTTGTTGCCTATGTGTTTACCCCATTTCTGGCTAAGAAAATGATTAAACGTGCGAAAGGAACGCATTAA
- a CDS encoding efflux RND transporter periplasmic adaptor subunit, producing MKKISLTILFLLLAELSAFELPVTGTVVSYNQKMVGARYMGYIKHIYFDIGDRVEREDTLFEMESAEFDILKSQADLALEQANSIVNMYQTRINTINREKKLLKKQGMFNSQDMQNLDITADNVQAGLASAQVLVKNAASKIKQVATVTGYLEIKAPNSGIIVEKRIRVGDLVAPGMLGMIIVDLDHLQIEGEVAESDLKYVNKFQKVKIDIPSISYRDTGYVKSIVPSANPMAHTFKIIINFEKKSDKIFPGMYAKILIDIDEKYYTRD from the coding sequence TTGAAAAAAATTAGTTTAACCATTTTATTTCTACTTTTAGCAGAGTTGTCAGCCTTTGAGTTGCCAGTAACAGGTACAGTGGTTTCTTACAACCAAAAAATGGTTGGTGCAAGGTATATGGGATATATTAAGCACATCTATTTTGATATTGGGGATAGAGTTGAGAGAGAGGATACTCTTTTTGAGATGGAATCTGCAGAATTTGATATTTTAAAGTCTCAGGCTGATTTGGCACTAGAACAAGCAAACTCTATTGTAAATATGTATCAAACTCGCATTAATACTATCAACAGAGAAAAGAAGCTACTTAAAAAGCAGGGTATGTTTAACTCACAAGATATGCAAAACCTTGATATAACTGCGGATAATGTTCAAGCTGGACTTGCATCTGCTCAAGTACTGGTAAAAAATGCTGCATCAAAAATTAAACAAGTGGCAACCGTTACAGGTTATTTAGAAATTAAAGCACCAAATAGCGGGATTATAGTTGAGAAAAGAATTCGTGTAGGCGATTTAGTAGCTCCTGGAATGCTTGGAATGATTATAGTAGACTTAGATCACTTGCAGATAGAAGGCGAAGTTGCTGAGTCAGATTTAAAATACGTGAATAAATTTCAAAAAGTAAAGATTGATATTCCTTCAATCAGCTATAGAGACACAGGTTATGTAAAATCGATAGTTCCCAGTGCAAATCCTATGGCACATACATTTAAAATCATTATTAATTTTGAAAAGAAGAGTGATAAAATATTTCCAGGTATGTACGCAAAAATTTTAATCGACATAGATGAAAAATACTATACAAGGGACTAG
- a CDS encoding MotA/TolQ/ExbB proton channel family protein codes for MTPQEQFTSLSIVLGKGRGCSLRLLWLLSIPIFLFLFAIAGYLKLINFHVEIHSVLMIGAIFIIYIFFMKHNAYYAACKLRRNFDEVKANLLKYINKNLLSIAGIEKANAPLDDFLNEEAKKMRNENFSSIAAGIFPTLGILGTFISIAISMPDFSSQTSQVLEEEISKLLGGVGTAFYVSIYGIFLSIWWIFFEKSGLSRFQKDSNIIKEATHDYFWQKEEIEQTYFRKSMENFEKLNSVFDTFASGAFVENLNKALAQRMNIFEQIIEHEQKATGKVSKLLEDGALRLETIANQQKEIALVFQTTIDKFENFAASVNNQHNSLDKAHNALSSEFSRAVMIAEVLSENSVKLNEALSNINVQNVQNLYSGVINNIESMKKEIDQIGSSFDDRINQFDDKFLNKLKNTLKLIDSETATIVSQISQLKSDGN; via the coding sequence ATGACACCGCAAGAACAGTTTACAAGTTTATCTATCGTCTTAGGAAAAGGCCGAGGCTGTTCTCTACGTTTACTATGGCTACTCTCAATTCCAATCTTTCTCTTTTTATTTGCAATTGCAGGTTACTTAAAACTGATCAATTTTCACGTAGAAATACATAGTGTTTTAATGATAGGTGCTATATTTATTATATATATTTTTTTTATGAAACATAATGCGTATTATGCAGCTTGTAAACTTAGAAGAAATTTTGATGAAGTAAAAGCTAATCTGCTAAAATACATAAACAAAAATCTACTCTCTATTGCCGGCATAGAAAAAGCAAATGCTCCTCTTGATGATTTTTTAAATGAAGAAGCTAAAAAAATGAGAAATGAAAACTTCTCTTCTATTGCAGCTGGTATATTCCCTACTCTAGGTATATTAGGAACATTTATAAGTATCGCTATATCGATGCCAGACTTCTCTTCACAGACTTCTCAGGTTCTTGAAGAGGAGATCTCAAAACTTCTTGGCGGTGTTGGTACTGCATTTTACGTTTCTATTTATGGTATCTTTTTATCAATATGGTGGATATTTTTTGAAAAGAGCGGACTGAGTCGTTTTCAAAAAGACTCAAACATTATAAAAGAAGCAACTCATGATTATTTTTGGCAAAAAGAAGAGATTGAACAGACATACTTTAGAAAAAGCATGGAAAACTTCGAGAAGCTAAACAGCGTATTTGATACCTTTGCATCTGGAGCCTTTGTTGAAAATTTAAATAAAGCATTGGCTCAAAGAATGAATATATTTGAACAGATAATAGAACACGAGCAAAAAGCTACAGGTAAAGTTTCAAAACTTTTAGAAGACGGCGCTCTTAGATTGGAGACTATTGCGAACCAGCAAAAAGAGATAGCTTTAGTGTTTCAAACTACTATTGATAAGTTTGAAAACTTTGCAGCAAGCGTAAACAATCAACACAACTCTTTAGACAAAGCTCATAATGCTCTCTCATCAGAGTTTTCCAGAGCAGTAATGATAGCCGAAGTCCTAAGCGAGAACAGTGTTAAACTTAATGAAGCTCTTTCAAATATTAATGTACAAAATGTTCAGAATTTATACAGTGGTGTAATTAACAACATAGAATCAATGAAAAAAGAAATAGACCAAATTGGATCCTCTTTTGATGATAGAATAAATCAGTTTGACGATAAATTTTTAAATAAACTTAAAAATACACTTAAATTGATTGATTCTGAGACTGCAACTATAGTTTCACAAATTTCTCAGCTTAAATCAGATGGCAACTAG
- a CDS encoding OmpA family protein, with the protein MLKQDKNESQNFWISYADLMAGLLFVFILVVGAIVVKTLLMQSDLQTIRLNLEKEKSALELSESQLFEKKKKLRELVSKLQASREENMRLSMQISMLKSETDELKNEVSILNLDIKTKASKLTLSEKEMQLLKELLLENEEDANMLRYKIDILHKEVEGTKTEITQLQSFVQSANARHELDSSFIKIRDEEIAQLEKALLLKSRDYQRVIEDLNITKIKIKNLTGIKISVVQRLKKKLGNSIEIDPQTGALRFSSNILFTQGEAELKPSAKKELSRILGKYIDVLLNDPKMRRYVDLITIEGHTNSDGSYLFNLDLSQRRALAVMEFLYTQYPNNRELFKKYLSASGRSFAEPILDANKKEDKDASRRIEIKFRIKSEDAVKELMNYLNKKEN; encoded by the coding sequence ATGCTAAAACAAGATAAAAACGAGAGTCAAAACTTCTGGATATCTTACGCCGACTTAATGGCAGGACTACTATTTGTTTTTATACTTGTAGTAGGCGCCATAGTAGTTAAAACTTTACTTATGCAGAGTGACTTACAGACAATCCGCCTAAATCTGGAAAAAGAAAAGAGTGCTTTAGAATTGAGTGAATCTCAGCTCTTTGAGAAAAAGAAAAAACTTCGTGAATTAGTTAGTAAACTTCAAGCATCTAGAGAAGAGAACATGAGACTTAGCATGCAGATAAGCATGTTAAAGAGTGAGACAGATGAGTTAAAGAATGAAGTCTCCATACTTAATCTAGATATAAAGACAAAAGCTTCTAAGCTGACACTTAGTGAAAAAGAAATGCAACTTCTAAAAGAGTTGCTTCTTGAAAATGAAGAAGATGCAAATATGTTAAGATATAAAATAGACATTCTGCACAAAGAAGTAGAAGGAACAAAGACAGAGATAACACAGCTTCAATCCTTTGTTCAAAGTGCAAATGCAAGACATGAACTAGATAGTAGTTTTATAAAAATCAGAGATGAAGAGATAGCTCAACTGGAAAAAGCTCTTTTACTAAAATCAAGAGACTACCAAAGAGTTATAGAAGATTTAAATATTACAAAGATAAAGATCAAAAATTTAACAGGTATTAAAATCTCAGTTGTTCAAAGACTTAAGAAAAAGCTTGGCAACTCTATTGAAATAGATCCACAGACAGGAGCATTGCGTTTCTCATCTAACATTCTTTTTACTCAGGGTGAAGCAGAGCTCAAACCAAGCGCTAAAAAGGAACTTAGTCGTATCTTAGGTAAATATATAGATGTACTGCTTAATGATCCCAAAATGCGTCGCTATGTTGATTTAATCACTATAGAAGGTCATACAAATTCAGACGGCTCATATCTTTTCAACTTAGACCTATCTCAACGAAGAGCATTAGCTGTAATGGAATTTTTGTATACACAGTATCCAAATAATAGAGAGCTATTTAAAAAATATCTAAGTGCAAGTGGTCGTTCGTTTGCTGAGCCTATTTTAGATGCAAATAAAAAAGAAGATAAAGATGCTTCTAGAAGAATAGAGATCAAATTTCGTATTAAAAGCGAAGATGCTGTAAAAGAGCTGATGAACTATTTAAACAAGAAAGAGAACTAA
- the trmA gene encoding tRNA (uridine(54)-C5)-methyltransferase TrmA: MNCKYFGECGACRVYENGYEGQLSDKLELNRDRFTPFYTKNISVFKSPDSHYRSRSEFKIWHIEDEIHYGMNHLEHKGVVLVDDCPQVNAFIHTLMPKLLVSIKDKGICFKLFGADFLSSSRGEMVVSLIYHRKLDQEWQDKATEIAKELGIYIIGRSRKQKLVIGQDYITESLNIDEKIYRFKYIENSFTQPNSKVNEQMISWALKSLSDCGGDLLELYCGAGNFTIPFAKKFNKVLATEISKPSINAAKENMLLNDVENIEFVRMSVEEFVQALDGEKEFRRMNEIDIDAYNINTIFVDPPRSGMDDASCRFASRHDNILYISCNPETLVRDLKILSETHDVVDMALFDQFPYTHHVEMGVKLIKR, from the coding sequence ATGAACTGTAAATATTTCGGAGAATGTGGCGCTTGTAGAGTTTATGAAAATGGCTATGAGGGACAACTTAGTGACAAATTAGAGCTAAATAGAGATAGGTTTACCCCTTTTTATACTAAAAATATTTCAGTTTTTAAATCACCTGACTCTCATTATCGTTCAAGAAGCGAGTTTAAAATCTGGCATATTGAAGATGAGATTCACTATGGAATGAACCACTTGGAGCACAAAGGTGTGGTCTTAGTTGACGATTGTCCTCAAGTTAATGCGTTTATCCATACTTTAATGCCAAAGCTATTAGTTAGTATTAAAGATAAAGGGATATGTTTTAAACTATTTGGTGCAGACTTTTTAAGTTCTAGCAGAGGAGAAATGGTTGTTTCACTTATCTACCATAGAAAACTAGACCAAGAGTGGCAAGACAAAGCGACAGAGATAGCTAAAGAGCTTGGAATCTACATCATAGGTAGAAGTCGTAAACAAAAGCTTGTTATCGGACAGGACTACATTACAGAGAGTCTAAATATTGATGAAAAAATATATAGATTTAAATACATAGAAAACAGTTTTACTCAGCCAAACTCTAAAGTAAACGAGCAGATGATATCTTGGGCTTTGAAAAGTTTGTCTGATTGTGGCGGAGATTTGTTAGAACTCTACTGTGGTGCCGGTAATTTTACTATACCATTTGCAAAAAAATTCAACAAGGTCTTGGCCACTGAAATCTCTAAACCATCTATTAATGCTGCAAAAGAGAATATGCTTTTAAATGATGTAGAGAATATAGAATTTGTGCGTATGAGTGTTGAAGAATTTGTTCAGGCACTTGATGGTGAGAAAGAATTTCGTCGTATGAATGAGATAGATATAGATGCCTATAATATAAATACTATTTTTGTTGATCCTCCTAGAAGTGGAATGGATGATGCATCATGCAGGTTTGCATCTAGACATGATAATATTTTATATATTTCATGTAATCCAGAAACTCTAGTTAGAGATTTAAAGATTTTGAGTGAAACTCATGATGTGGTTGATATGGCTCTGTTTGATCAATTCCCATATACCCACCATGTTGAGATGGGTGTTAAACTAATTAAGAGGTAG